In the genome of Hippoglossus hippoglossus isolate fHipHip1 chromosome 4, fHipHip1.pri, whole genome shotgun sequence, one region contains:
- the lrrc41 gene encoding leucine-rich repeat-containing protein 41: MAGAEPASLKETCLQAVRKHFAALDTEHVLDLPAALMEELLPQLTVCQLDELQPGLNQRGISTHCGWAGILKDMHGPNYAVDLLTEEGAKHEVMRMLFPPLFYGLTNHFVEKNITNLNTSSFMLAAAKCIKHFLLYASSHKPLQSLIAERQPLLNLLEKQIRSVGVLQSIDLLKRKTQAALYVLHRLLDHGVTKKIVVDVQCPIVLAWLLHGRGSQYENPELKSLMLSKKGSFVLQAASASADGASCSAGLETRASEDEDDPVIPCKRSKMDFVSSEEESGKADFPVDPKVLCGPFSQCDYPSEGACPRGQIECLEVRQCGSVSLRVLRKSLPTFFCLRSLTLHSFATFRDSDVLDLARGLKQLSESSRCSLTYLNIGILPYTKLMEILLDAVPKVTSLHVEILHMMWGPHHHQTAKSDVSELPLQKLTVKVTELQTDLHFITSVLRRSPHLTSLHLAGMNLPTGSSLSQLLITLSESNPCLRSLNLEDLNLSDCLPDILNLLRNCQLEELWCNDCRLLEKCSDKEEALQQLVSALRTVPSLHTLSLAQNRLTKNVCVLSELFSGSSPSSVKRLNISYNFIQPAELLEFAQRLRTHRPPQRLTLDLRMNPGDRDPDTWNAALNLLRPLCVLLLERWKSTDTMVDHISNM; encoded by the exons ATGGCCGGAGCTGAGCCTGCATCCCTGAAGGAGACATGTTTACAGGCTGTCAGGAAGCACTTTGCTGCTCTGGACACGGAGCATGTGCTcg ATCTGCCAGCAGCTCTCATGGAGGAGCTGCTTCCTCAGCTGACTGTATGTCAACTGGATGAGCTGCAGCCGGGGCTCAATCAGAGAG GGATATCGACTCACTGTGGTTGGGCTGGGATTCTTAAGGACATGCATGGACCTAACTAT GCAGTAGACTTGCTCACTGAAGAGGGGGCCAAACATGAAGTCATGAGGATGCTTTTTCCACCCCTATTTTACGGCCTCACAAACCACTTTGTcgaaaaaaacatcacaaatttAAACACATCGTCCTTCATGTTGGCGGCAGCTAAATgtatcaaacattttttactCTATGCAAGCTCCCACAAACCCCTTCAAAGTTTAATTGCTGAGCGGCAGCCTCTTCTGAACCTTCTGGAGAAGCAGATCAGGAGTGTTGGAGTGTTGCAGTCCATCGATCTTTTAAAGAGGAAGACACAAGCAGCGTTGTACGTTCTCCATCGACTGCTAGACCACGGTGTGACCAAAAAAATAGTTGTAGATGTGCAGTGTCCCATCGTGCTGGCCTGGCTCCTCCATGGAAGGGGATCCCAGTATGAAAATCCAGAGTTGAAGAGCCTCATGCTCAGCAAGAAGggaagctttgttttacaagcTGCTTCAGCCAGTGCAGATGGGGCCAGTTGCAGTGCAGGTCTTGAGACCAGGGCTtcagaagatgaagatgatccAGTCATCCCATGCAAACGCTCCAAGATGGATTTTGTGTCATCGGAGGAAGAATCTGGAAAAGCAGATTTCCCTGTAGATCCAAAGGTTCTCTGTGGACCCTTCTCCCAATGTGATTATCCCTCGGAAGGGGCTTGTCCACGGGGACAGATCGAATGTCTGGAGGTCAGGCAGTGTGGGTCTGTCTCTCTGAGAGTGCTGAGGAAAAGTCTGCCCACATTTTTCTGCCTTCGCTCTCTAACTCTTCACAGCTTTG CCACCTTCAGGGACTCGGATGTGTTGGACCTGGCCAGAGGCCTGAAGCAGCTGTCTGAGAGCTCCCGCTGCTCCCTCACTTATCTCAATATCGGCATCCTGCCATACACCAAGCTCATGGAGATCCTGCTGGATGCCGTCCCCAAGGTGACGTCCCTGCATGTGGAGATCCTTCATATGATGTGGGGACCACATCATCATCAGACTGCCAAGTCAGACGTGTCAG AGCTGCCCCTGCAGAAGCTGACAGTCAAAGTAACTGAGCTCCAGACAGATCTGCACTTCATCACATCGGTGCTGAGACGCTCTCCACATCTCACCTCACTTCACTTAGCTGGGATGAATTTACCAACGGGCTCCTCTCTGAGCCAGCTCCTCATCACTCTGTCAG AGTCCAATCCCTGCCTGAGGAGTCTGAACTTGGAAGACTTGAATTTGTCCGATTGTCTCCCTGACATCCTCAATCTACTGAGGAACTGTCAGTTGGAAG AGCTGTGGTGTAATGATTGCCGCCTTCTTGAGAAGTGCAGTGACAAGGAGGAGGCTTTGCAGCAGTTGGTGTCTGCTCTGAGGACAGTGCCTTCTCTTCACACTCTGAGCCTTGCTCAGAATCGACTTA CCAAGAATGTGTGCGTGCTGTCCGAGCTGTTCTCAGGATCCTCCCCCAGCTCAGTGAAGCGACTCAACATCAG CTACAACTTCATTCAGCCGGCGGAGCTGCTGGAGTTTGCTCAAAGACTGAGGACACATCGCCCCCCACAGCGACTGACTCTGGACCTCAGGATGAACCCTGGGGATCGAGACCCTGACACCTGGAACGCTGCTCTGAACCTGCTCCGTCCACTCTgcgtgctgctgctggaaaggTGGAAGTCCACAGACACGATGGTCGACCACATCAGCAACATGTGA